A region of Paenibacillus sp. 37 DNA encodes the following proteins:
- the iolC gene encoding 5-dehydro-2-deoxygluconokinase has protein sequence MTYVSFPVSRKKDFTAIGRLCIDLNANEINRPMEETMTFTKYVGGSPANITIGMSRLGMETAFIGKIAGDQMGRFIQNYLEKNGIDTSNVVTDDTGAVTGLAFTEIKSPTDCSILMYRDNVADLLLQAQEVQEQLIADSKVLLISGTALAQSPSREAVLQALTYAKKHGTVIVFDLDYRPYTWTSDEETAVYYNLAAEKCDIILGTREEFDMMETFDHNPDHSDQVTAQKWFDFSANIVVIKHGKEGSIAYTREGLSHRADSYPAKVVKTFGAGDSYAAGFLYGLMQGWTIERSMAYGSGAASIVISSHSCSDAMPTVEQVNDYIERCNRGEITVS, from the coding sequence ATGACTTACGTATCCTTTCCGGTATCCAGGAAGAAGGATTTCACCGCGATTGGCCGCTTGTGCATCGACTTGAACGCCAATGAGATCAATCGCCCGATGGAAGAGACGATGACGTTCACGAAATATGTGGGTGGCTCTCCGGCCAACATTACGATTGGCATGTCCAGGCTCGGTATGGAGACAGCTTTTATCGGCAAAATTGCAGGTGACCAAATGGGCAGATTCATCCAGAACTATCTCGAGAAGAACGGCATCGACACATCGAATGTGGTAACGGACGACACCGGAGCGGTAACGGGGCTTGCTTTTACCGAAATCAAAAGCCCAACCGACTGCAGTATCCTGATGTACCGGGACAATGTAGCGGATCTGTTATTACAGGCGCAAGAGGTGCAGGAGCAGTTGATCGCTGACTCCAAAGTGCTGCTAATCTCGGGCACAGCCCTTGCGCAGAGCCCATCCCGTGAAGCCGTATTGCAGGCACTAACGTATGCGAAGAAGCATGGCACGGTTATTGTGTTTGATCTGGACTATCGCCCATACACATGGACATCGGATGAAGAGACAGCGGTCTATTACAACCTCGCAGCCGAGAAATGCGATATCATCCTGGGCACACGTGAAGAGTTCGACATGATGGAGACATTCGACCACAATCCGGATCATAGTGATCAGGTGACTGCACAGAAATGGTTTGATTTTTCAGCCAACATCGTTGTCATTAAACACGGTAAGGAAGGGTCCATTGCTTATACGCGTGAAGGACTTTCTCACCGTGCGGACAGCTATCCGGCCAAAGTGGTCAAAACGTTCGGGGCAGGCGACTCCTACGCAGCTGGGTTCCTGTATGGATTGATGCAGGGCTGGACGATTGAGCGCAGCATGGCATATGGCAGTGGCGCAGCAAGTATCGTCATTTCAAGCCACAGCTGTTCGGATGCGATGCCAACGGTGGAACAGGTGAATGACTACATCGAACGTTGCAATCGGGGCGAGATCACCGTGTCTTGA
- the iolE gene encoding myo-inosose-2 dehydratase has product MSKLPFQLGIHPINWVGEDVKEHGDATTCAQILDDIQRLGLTGTEMGRKYPTDPDILREELSKRNINLVSQWKSVLFSDPAYRQSELDSYRRHAEFLQSMGSKVISTAEVGGSLHFDPRRTPNEKEVLRLSESEWHILAEGLNEAGAIAREHGLKLTYHHHGGTVVEQPDEIDRLMELTDPSLVYLLYDTGHAYYGGADPLELLRKHYDRIAYIHLKDIRPHVLDEARAEQSDFVGCIRRGVFTVPGDGCIDFAPILQELITRGYDGWAMLEGEQDPAIHNPYEYAKRSLNYMESLYQHS; this is encoded by the coding sequence ATGAGCAAGCTGCCATTCCAGCTTGGGATTCATCCGATCAATTGGGTCGGTGAAGATGTGAAGGAGCATGGTGATGCGACAACGTGTGCACAGATTCTGGATGACATTCAGCGTCTTGGGCTGACAGGCACAGAGATGGGACGTAAGTATCCAACCGATCCCGATATATTGCGTGAGGAATTGAGTAAAAGGAATATCAATCTGGTCTCCCAGTGGAAATCCGTACTGTTCTCCGATCCGGCGTATCGTCAGTCGGAGTTGGACAGTTATCGCAGACATGCGGAATTTCTGCAATCCATGGGCAGTAAGGTGATCAGTACGGCGGAGGTAGGCGGGTCACTTCATTTTGATCCAAGACGAACTCCGAATGAAAAAGAAGTGCTCAGACTCAGTGAATCTGAATGGCATATTCTTGCTGAAGGGTTGAACGAAGCAGGAGCTATTGCTCGTGAACATGGGTTGAAGCTTACGTATCATCATCATGGTGGCACAGTGGTAGAGCAACCGGATGAGATTGATCGACTGATGGAGCTGACAGACCCTTCTCTCGTGTATCTGCTCTATGATACTGGTCATGCCTACTATGGCGGAGCCGACCCACTTGAACTGTTGCGCAAACATTATGATCGGATCGCCTATATCCATCTGAAAGATATCCGCCCGCATGTGCTGGATGAAGCACGCGCGGAGCAGTCTGACTTTGTCGGTTGTATTCGTAGAGGCGTGTTCACCGTACCAGGGGATGGATGCATTGATTTTGCGCCAATTCTGCAAGAACTGATCACACGAGGGTACGATGGCTGGGCGATGCTTGAAGGAGAGCAGGACCCTGCGATTCATAACCCGTATGAGTATGCCAAACGCTCCTTGAACTATATGGAGTCCTTATACCAACACAGCTGA
- a CDS encoding phage tail protein, whose translation MANRYANLVGSKKINEDFGNINIGFDRVQAEMDTKGTPADAQAKADAAKTAAIAAAAADLAAHKARGADEHPTAKGNAAGFMSAADKLKSDASTSAATPDTLMQRDTAGRAKVAAPAATDDIARKAETDAIQTNLDSHTGDTVKHVTQAEHDKLDGIAAGAEVNQNTFAKVNDVEATSKSDTVTFEGGTGITVTTDPEGKRVVFTATGEATPGAHASSHITGGTDVIPDAVIGGSSGLMSGADAKFVRQDGESKTGAQAKANAAEQAANAYTDQKVGEIVIDDASLTDKGIVQLSNATDGESENVAATEKAVNDARKAAIRDAGLEVDKTYIRKNRPSNLLPNSSAEMQIQGWTNVSSVPFVSSNDVNDEVSTAFVSNGATTSTSSILKSDNISIRSGVTYTLSADFINPGGIAGQIIVSLRNASGGSLVESISCDAGTSWHRKANTFALGLGTYYVELSIPLGLSGVNRRVRKIMFSTGTDGDLWNQDSNDRLLFQSVSDGKTAIAAAITGKGVAASGSDTFPQLATKIGQIATGLRFVEGTGTTTDNFITQRGMAFKPKLIFLSVLSAKPHDASSTIYISSFKIYSEYGNVGNGLDTMFRFLYGITAVNGSPLLQNTDPFTIYNDGFRVPFAVSSTGNTGLTYKYIAIS comes from the coding sequence ATGGCGAACCGTTACGCGAATCTGGTCGGAAGTAAAAAGATCAATGAGGATTTTGGTAACATCAATATCGGCTTTGACCGTGTGCAGGCTGAAATGGATACCAAAGGCACGCCAGCCGATGCCCAGGCTAAAGCCGATGCAGCTAAGACGGCAGCCATTGCCGCAGCCGCTGCTGATCTGGCTGCACATAAGGCACGTGGAGCCGATGAGCATCCCACGGCAAAGGGAAATGCCGCAGGTTTTATGAGTGCGGCCGACAAGCTAAAATCTGATGCCAGCACCAGCGCTGCAACCCCTGACACGCTCATGCAACGTGACACCGCAGGCCGCGCGAAGGTAGCGGCTCCAGCGGCAACAGATGACATTGCCCGGAAGGCAGAGACAGACGCCATACAAACCAATCTGGACAGCCATACGGGCGATACTGTAAAGCACGTCACACAGGCCGAACACGACAAACTGGATGGTATTGCTGCCGGAGCTGAGGTCAACCAGAATACATTCGCCAAGGTGAATGACGTGGAAGCAACCAGCAAGTCCGATACAGTCACATTTGAAGGCGGTACGGGGATCACGGTCACGACTGATCCAGAAGGCAAACGTGTTGTATTCACGGCAACGGGTGAAGCAACGCCAGGTGCCCATGCATCATCCCATATCACTGGTGGTACAGACGTCATCCCTGACGCTGTGATTGGCGGTTCCAGTGGCCTGATGAGTGGAGCGGATGCCAAGTTTGTCCGGCAGGATGGGGAGAGCAAGACAGGGGCGCAGGCCAAGGCAAACGCAGCCGAACAGGCAGCCAATGCGTATACGGATCAGAAAGTTGGGGAGATCGTTATTGATGACGCATCCTTAACAGATAAGGGTATCGTCCAACTGTCCAATGCAACAGACGGTGAATCAGAAAACGTGGCTGCTACAGAGAAAGCGGTTAATGATGCGCGAAAGGCTGCGATAAGAGATGCAGGTTTAGAAGTTGATAAGACGTACATTCGGAAGAACCGTCCATCTAATCTTTTGCCAAACAGTTCCGCAGAAATGCAGATACAGGGGTGGACTAATGTATCCTCTGTCCCTTTCGTATCTTCTAATGATGTAAATGATGAAGTTTCTACAGCATTTGTAAGTAACGGAGCAACCACAAGTACCAGTAGTATCTTAAAATCTGACAATATTTCGATTCGATCTGGCGTAACTTACACGCTAAGCGCTGATTTTATAAACCCAGGGGGAATTGCTGGACAAATAATTGTAAGTCTTAGAAATGCTTCTGGTGGGTCCTTAGTGGAATCCATTAGTTGCGATGCTGGAACATCCTGGCACCGTAAGGCAAATACCTTCGCATTAGGTCTAGGCACGTACTATGTTGAGCTTTCTATTCCGTTGGGTCTGAGTGGAGTTAATCGTAGGGTTCGGAAAATTATGTTTTCAACTGGTACGGATGGAGACCTATGGAATCAAGATTCTAATGATCGATTGCTTTTTCAATCTGTCAGTGATGGGAAAACAGCCATCGCAGCCGCTATCACTGGCAAGGGAGTAGCAGCATCAGGCAGCGATACATTTCCACAATTGGCTACGAAGATTGGACAAATTGCAACAGGACTTCGGTTTGTTGAAGGTACTGGTACGACAACAGATAATTTCATAACTCAGAGAGGAATGGCATTTAAGCCTAAATTGATATTTTTATCAGTCCTATCAGCAAAACCTCATGATGCATCATCTACTATATACATTAGCAGTTTTAAAATATATTCCGAATACGGAAATGTAGGTAATGGATTAGATACAATGTTTCGATTCCTCTACGGGATAACGGCTGTGAATGGGAGTCCGCTCCTTCAGAATACAGATCCGTTCACTATATATAATGACGGATTTCGAGTCCCATTCGCAGTATCTTCGACTGGGAATACTGGATTAACTTATAAATATATAGCTATAAGCTAA
- a CDS encoding N-acetylmuramoyl-L-alanine amidase has protein sequence MYKVWIDAGHGGKDPGAVANGVLEKDIALKVSLGIKDRLESLYEDVQVLLSRSTDVFLDLRDRTAKANAAGADILVSVHCNAGGGKGGFESFRYTSASQNSIKLQDKLHKAITAKLGGIDRGQKAQNLHMVRESKMPAVLTENLFVDVAADADRLKQASVIDAIIDGHVQGIATYLGLVKTKEDKPVTQEQNVNVPSKWAETTWKEVTDKGFFDGTRPGATVTREELGTVVSRMLRYIEQKG, from the coding sequence ATGTATAAAGTATGGATTGATGCAGGACACGGTGGTAAGGATCCGGGAGCTGTTGCAAATGGAGTGTTGGAAAAGGATATCGCACTAAAGGTATCGCTCGGGATCAAGGATCGACTGGAATCCTTATATGAGGACGTGCAAGTGTTACTCTCCAGATCCACGGACGTATTCCTGGATCTTCGTGACCGGACAGCGAAGGCTAATGCTGCAGGTGCTGATATACTGGTATCCGTCCATTGTAACGCTGGCGGCGGCAAAGGTGGCTTCGAGTCATTCAGATACACATCTGCTTCCCAAAACAGCATCAAGCTTCAGGACAAGCTGCACAAGGCGATCACGGCCAAACTGGGCGGCATAGATCGTGGTCAGAAGGCGCAGAACCTCCACATGGTTCGCGAATCCAAAATGCCGGCAGTCCTGACAGAAAACCTGTTTGTTGATGTGGCAGCTGACGCGGATCGTCTCAAGCAAGCGAGTGTGATCGATGCAATTATCGATGGCCATGTCCAAGGGATTGCTACATACTTGGGGCTGGTCAAAACAAAGGAAGACAAGCCAGTGACACAGGAGCAAAACGTTAACGTGCCAAGCAAATGGGCTGAGACGACGTGGAAGGAAGTAACGGATAAAGGATTCTTTGACGGTACACGCCCGGGTGCGACTGTTACTCGTGAGGAGCTGGGGACCGTGGTTAGCCGGATGTTACGCTATATTGAACAAAAAGGATAA
- the iolD gene encoding 3D-(3,5/4)-trihydroxycyclohexane-1,2-dione acylhydrolase (decyclizing), giving the protein MKTIRLTMAQALLRYLDQQYISVDGVETKFVKGIIGIFGHGNVTGIGEALERSPGSLKYMQGKNEQGMVHTAAAYAKQKNRKQIYACTTSIGPGALNMITAAATATVNRIPVLLLPGDNFATREPDPVLQQLEVSSDYTISATDPFKAVSKYWDRIVRPEQLMIAVTQAMRVLTDPAETGAVTLALPQDVQAEAYDYPESFFARKVHYLDRRPPVQAAIERATEQIARGSKPLLVAGGGVLYSEASAQLVEFAEAFGIPIAETQAGKSAVSWDHPLNVGAIGVTGSLAANRLAREADVVIGVGTRFSDFTTASRSAFQHPEASFININLNSMDAAKLGGEAILADAREGLQALQKELQERQYRSAYGASEVADLRAEWNAEVDRLYAAQHEAGLAQTTAVGIVNRTIDPSSVIVCAAGSLPGDLHRLWRASEPKTYHMEYGFSCMGYEVSGAFGAALAEPDREVYAMVGDGSYLMLHSEFVTSLQEQKKMTVLLFNNNGFQCIHNLQREHGSDGFGNEFRYRESESGRLTGDYMPMDFAAHARSMGAKSYRAETAEQLEQALRDAKNETVSTLIEIQVVPGTNAGGYESWWNVGVPEVSAEEKVVHAHHTMQANRAKARPI; this is encoded by the coding sequence ATGAAAACAATTCGACTGACGATGGCTCAGGCACTGCTTCGATACTTGGATCAGCAATATATCTCGGTTGACGGGGTGGAAACCAAGTTTGTGAAGGGAATCATCGGTATTTTTGGACATGGCAATGTAACAGGCATTGGAGAAGCGCTGGAGCGCAGTCCGGGAAGCCTGAAGTATATGCAAGGCAAGAACGAACAAGGCATGGTGCATACGGCAGCGGCTTATGCCAAGCAGAAGAACCGTAAACAGATCTATGCATGTACAACATCCATTGGACCTGGTGCTTTGAATATGATTACAGCGGCAGCTACTGCAACGGTGAACCGGATTCCGGTTTTATTGCTTCCAGGAGATAACTTTGCTACACGGGAACCAGACCCGGTACTTCAGCAGTTGGAAGTGAGCAGTGATTATACAATCTCAGCCACTGATCCATTCAAAGCCGTCAGCAAGTACTGGGATCGCATTGTTCGTCCCGAACAGCTGATGATTGCTGTTACACAGGCGATGCGTGTGCTAACCGATCCAGCAGAGACGGGAGCAGTAACGCTCGCATTGCCACAGGATGTGCAGGCAGAGGCGTACGATTATCCAGAATCGTTCTTTGCACGCAAAGTACATTATCTGGATCGTCGCCCCCCGGTACAGGCAGCCATTGAACGGGCAACGGAGCAGATTGCCCGTGGCAGTAAGCCGTTGCTCGTTGCAGGCGGCGGTGTGTTGTACTCTGAGGCATCCGCCCAGCTCGTGGAATTCGCCGAGGCATTTGGTATTCCGATCGCCGAGACGCAGGCGGGCAAGAGCGCAGTCTCTTGGGACCACCCACTGAATGTGGGGGCCATCGGGGTTACCGGCTCTCTGGCAGCCAATAGGCTGGCGAGAGAAGCAGACGTTGTGATCGGCGTCGGAACGCGGTTCTCGGATTTCACGACGGCGTCCCGCTCTGCTTTTCAACATCCAGAAGCGTCATTCATCAACATCAACCTGAACAGTATGGATGCCGCCAAGTTAGGCGGAGAAGCCATTCTGGCAGATGCTCGCGAAGGATTGCAGGCTTTGCAGAAGGAATTGCAGGAAAGACAATACCGAAGTGCATATGGCGCATCCGAAGTTGCTGATCTCCGCGCTGAATGGAATGCAGAAGTGGATCGGCTGTATGCAGCTCAACATGAAGCAGGGCTGGCACAGACTACAGCAGTTGGCATCGTTAACCGGACCATTGATCCGTCTTCCGTCATAGTGTGTGCGGCAGGCAGTCTGCCGGGTGATCTACATCGTCTGTGGCGTGCGTCTGAACCAAAGACGTATCACATGGAGTATGGGTTCTCCTGTATGGGGTACGAGGTAAGTGGAGCGTTCGGGGCAGCACTTGCCGAGCCGGATCGTGAAGTGTACGCCATGGTTGGTGATGGCAGTTATCTGATGCTGCATTCGGAGTTTGTGACCAGTTTGCAGGAACAGAAGAAGATGACCGTTCTCTTATTCAATAACAATGGATTCCAGTGTATTCATAATTTGCAGCGGGAACATGGTAGTGACGGGTTTGGCAATGAGTTCCGTTATCGGGAATCAGAAAGCGGACGATTGACCGGGGACTACATGCCAATGGACTTTGCAGCTCACGCCCGAAGCATGGGAGCCAAATCTTATAGAGCGGAGACAGCAGAACAGCTGGAACAAGCACTCCGAGATGCGAAGAACGAAACAGTGAGTACGTTGATTGAGATTCAAGTCGTGCCTGGAACCAATGCAGGTGGATACGAGTCATGGTGGAATGTAGGTGTACCTGAGGTATCTGCCGAAGAAAAAGTAGTTCATGCTCATCACACCATGCAAGCCAACCGTGCCAAAGCAAGACCGATCTAA
- a CDS encoding type II toxin-antitoxin system HicA family toxin, with the protein MPKQRTVREVLKRLKEEGFIKSPSHTGGGSHSKWIHKDDPSRFAIISFHNSGQTIPIGTLKSIEKSSGVIF; encoded by the coding sequence ATGCCGAAACAGCGAACGGTACGAGAAGTGCTCAAACGGTTAAAAGAAGAAGGATTTATAAAATCCCCTTCACATACTGGCGGCGGAAGCCATAGTAAATGGATACATAAAGATGATCCATCCAGATTTGCTATCATCAGTTTCCACAACAGTGGTCAGACGATACCGATTGGCACACTCAAAAGCATCGAGAAGTCATCAGGGGTTATTTTTTAA
- a CDS encoding CoA-acylating methylmalonate-semialdehyde dehydrogenase: MGKGISEASATATMVQNWIGGAWVTPASTRTEPVVNPATEEVIAHVPLSEQADVDLAVQTAREAFKSWSSTPVPRRARILFRYQQLLVEHWEELARLVTLENGKSYAEAYGEVLRGIECVEFAAGAPNLMMGKQLPDIATGLESGMYRYPIGVIGGITPFNFPMMVPCWMFPLAIACGNTFVLKPSERTPLLAGRLAELFKEAGLPDGVLNIVHGAHDVVNGLLEHKDVQAISFVGSQPVAEYVYTTASKYGKRVQALAGAKNHSIVMPDADLDLTVKEITSAAFGSAGERCMACAVVVAVGDVADELVQKLVEAADRITIGNGMDEGVFLGPVIRGPHKERTLSYIEAGEQEGAALIRDGRKDQATGESGYFVGPTVFDQVDSNMKIWQDEIFAPVLSVARVSTLEEAVELANRSDFANGACLFTRSGASMRQFRETIDAGMLGINLGVPAPMAFFPFSGWKKSFYGDLHANGTDGVEFYTRKKMVTARW, encoded by the coding sequence ATGGGAAAAGGAATTTCTGAAGCGTCTGCAACAGCGACAATGGTACAAAACTGGATCGGAGGTGCCTGGGTAACCCCAGCGTCAACTCGTACGGAGCCGGTTGTGAATCCGGCCACGGAAGAAGTTATTGCACATGTGCCACTGTCCGAACAAGCGGACGTGGATCTGGCGGTTCAGACAGCACGAGAAGCGTTTAAATCCTGGAGCAGCACACCGGTTCCGCGCCGTGCACGTATTTTGTTCCGCTACCAGCAGCTACTGGTTGAACATTGGGAGGAGCTCGCCCGCCTGGTAACGCTGGAGAACGGTAAAAGTTATGCCGAAGCGTATGGCGAGGTATTGCGTGGCATTGAGTGCGTCGAGTTCGCGGCAGGTGCCCCGAATCTGATGATGGGTAAACAACTGCCTGACATCGCGACAGGACTGGAGTCAGGCATGTACCGTTACCCAATCGGAGTTATTGGGGGGATTACCCCATTCAACTTCCCGATGATGGTGCCGTGCTGGATGTTCCCGCTGGCTATTGCGTGTGGTAACACCTTTGTCTTGAAGCCGTCCGAGCGTACACCGCTGCTGGCAGGCCGCTTGGCAGAGCTGTTCAAGGAAGCGGGGCTTCCTGACGGCGTGCTCAACATTGTTCACGGTGCACATGATGTCGTGAACGGGTTGCTGGAACATAAGGATGTTCAAGCGATCTCCTTTGTCGGATCACAACCTGTGGCCGAATACGTCTACACTACTGCATCCAAGTATGGCAAACGGGTACAGGCACTGGCTGGTGCCAAAAACCACTCCATCGTTATGCCGGACGCCGATCTGGATCTAACCGTGAAAGAGATTACCAGTGCAGCTTTTGGTTCAGCAGGGGAGCGTTGCATGGCATGTGCGGTTGTTGTGGCTGTGGGTGATGTAGCTGACGAACTGGTACAAAAGCTGGTGGAAGCGGCAGACCGCATTACCATTGGTAACGGCATGGATGAGGGTGTGTTCCTCGGTCCTGTCATCCGTGGACCGCATAAAGAGCGTACACTCAGTTACATTGAAGCCGGAGAGCAGGAAGGCGCGGCATTGATCAGGGATGGACGTAAGGATCAGGCGACAGGTGAATCCGGTTATTTTGTAGGGCCAACGGTATTCGACCAAGTTGATAGCAATATGAAAATCTGGCAGGATGAGATCTTTGCTCCGGTACTCTCGGTGGCAAGAGTGTCTACGCTGGAGGAAGCCGTTGAGCTGGCGAACCGTTCTGATTTTGCCAACGGGGCGTGTCTGTTCACTCGCAGCGGGGCGAGTATGCGTCAATTCCGTGAAACAATTGATGCGGGCATGTTGGGTATTAACCTGGGCGTACCTGCGCCAATGGCATTTTTCCCGTTTTCCGGTTGGAAAAAGTCCTTCTATGGTGATCTGCACGCTAATGGCACGGATGGTGTTGAATTCTACACTCGCAAGAAGATGGTAACGGCGCGCTGGTAA
- a CDS encoding type II toxin-antitoxin system HicB family antitoxin codes for MNTFIFPAVVEKADDGGVGLYFPDVPGTAVLAPNIQTAVKDAKNMLIDCILEMEHNNMAIPVPSDPDDIELNDASDRIVFVEVFLPPYRDAAANKSVTVNCTVPQWLRDAGKDAELNFSQLLQNSVKDALGIK; via the coding sequence GTGAACACATTTATATTTCCTGCGGTGGTTGAAAAAGCAGATGACGGTGGGGTCGGTTTGTACTTTCCAGACGTGCCAGGTACAGCGGTGCTTGCCCCTAACATTCAAACAGCTGTTAAAGATGCCAAAAACATGCTGATCGACTGTATACTTGAGATGGAGCATAATAATATGGCAATTCCCGTGCCTTCCGATCCAGATGACATTGAGTTAAACGATGCCAGTGACCGGATTGTATTTGTTGAGGTATTTCTACCTCCATACCGTGATGCAGCGGCAAATAAGTCTGTCACAGTAAACTGTACCGTTCCGCAATGGCTGCGGGATGCCGGCAAGGATGCTGAACTGAACTTCTCTCAGCTTCTGCAAAATTCAGTCAAGGATGCACTTGGGATTAAATAA
- the iolG gene encoding inositol 2-dehydrogenase, with the protein MGKDKVRIGIIGAGRIGKIHADNLLRNPHAEIVGISDLFAGPELEAWASNRGIPVVTTDSSQLISMPNVDAVLICSSTDTHVPLIEQAAQAGKHIFCEKPVSMDLAQTQAAVAAVQKAGVKLQIGFNRRFDHNFRRIRAHVQDGTIGDPHIIKITSRDPSPPPAEYIRVSGGIFMDMMIHDFDMARYLSGSEVEEVYAQGNVLINPVFAEHGDVDTAIVTMTFANGAIGVIDNSRQAVYGYDQRVEVFGSMGSAAAANDHPNTAEISTAAGLMRDKPLHFFLERYNEAYVQETALFIDAIIHDTPVIVDGHDAVQAERIALAAKMSMEQGRPVKLSEVTGVSLESQTATP; encoded by the coding sequence ATGGGCAAGGACAAAGTGAGAATTGGCATCATCGGTGCTGGACGGATCGGCAAAATTCATGCAGACAATCTCCTGCGTAACCCGCATGCCGAGATTGTGGGAATCAGCGACTTATTTGCAGGTCCTGAATTGGAGGCTTGGGCTTCCAACCGTGGCATCCCTGTTGTAACAACGGATAGTAGCCAGTTGATCTCGATGCCTAATGTAGACGCGGTGCTGATCTGTTCTTCAACCGATACACATGTGCCGCTGATCGAACAGGCCGCTCAGGCGGGCAAACATATCTTCTGCGAGAAGCCAGTCAGCATGGATCTGGCACAGACCCAAGCGGCTGTAGCGGCAGTTCAGAAGGCTGGCGTGAAGCTGCAAATTGGATTTAACCGCCGCTTCGATCACAACTTCAGACGGATACGTGCGCATGTGCAGGATGGTACGATTGGTGATCCACATATTATCAAAATTACTTCTCGCGACCCGAGTCCGCCGCCTGCGGAGTACATCCGGGTGTCTGGCGGGATCTTCATGGACATGATGATCCACGACTTTGACATGGCTCGGTATCTGTCCGGGAGTGAAGTGGAAGAAGTGTACGCTCAGGGCAACGTGCTGATCAATCCGGTCTTTGCAGAACATGGCGATGTGGATACGGCAATTGTTACGATGACCTTTGCTAATGGAGCGATTGGTGTTATTGATAACAGCCGTCAGGCTGTATATGGGTATGACCAGCGTGTTGAAGTATTTGGTTCGATGGGCAGCGCAGCAGCGGCGAATGATCATCCGAATACGGCTGAGATCAGTACAGCGGCCGGACTCATGCGCGACAAACCATTGCACTTTTTCCTGGAACGCTACAATGAAGCGTATGTACAGGAGACAGCCCTCTTTATCGATGCAATCATCCATGATACACCGGTTATCGTAGATGGCCACGATGCAGTACAGGCAGAACGAATTGCGCTGGCAGCGAAGATGTCGATGGAGCAGGGAAGACCTGTGAAGCTGAGTGAAGTCACTGGGGTGTCACTGGAATCGCAAACGGCAACGCCATAG
- a CDS encoding holin family protein codes for MELENVGKWLLAVGSWSVSYLFGGWSGVLGVLLVFVVLDYLTGVAASWISGELRSKIGMFGIARKVFIFAMVAVGHLVDGILGDGHLFRDTVAFFYIANELLSITENGGKMGAPIPAVIKQAIEVLKGKGGNDKDRGAGTNV; via the coding sequence ATGGAATTGGAAAACGTGGGGAAATGGCTTTTGGCTGTGGGTAGTTGGTCGGTGTCTTATTTATTTGGGGGTTGGTCTGGAGTGTTGGGTGTATTGCTTGTATTCGTGGTGCTGGACTACCTGACTGGTGTTGCTGCTAGTTGGATTTCAGGGGAGCTTAGAAGCAAAATCGGGATGTTCGGCATCGCCCGTAAGGTATTTATTTTTGCCATGGTTGCGGTCGGCCACTTGGTGGATGGCATCCTTGGTGATGGCCACTTATTCAGGGATACGGTGGCGTTTTTCTATATTGCGAACGAGTTGCTATCCATCACTGAAAATGGCGGGAAAATGGGAGCGCCTATCCCGGCCGTAATTAAACAAGCCATTGAGGTTCTGAAGGGCAAAGGCGGCAATGATAAAGATAGAGGAGCTGGTACAAATGTATAA